In one Nocardioides luteus genomic region, the following are encoded:
- a CDS encoding C39 family peptidase, protein MRSRSRLAYVAALAAAAVLVAPTTPVHAAEPETQPTEITLTRWNSLEDFAKGRSSNLRPDRHGTLRIGHGSQTTTYTDPFGDGSARTYELGTWTSPVVTTGYAIDESITSWDVDTPTGTWAEIRFRGRKADGTWTKWFVMGRWTAGDDFAAGDIHRTSVEGQSDTDAALYTDTYVARTGKEPEAFQTRVTLLRPEGATVSPSLRSVATLTNEYLPDSAYPGTSTPTLDDAIDLGVPPFSQNIHRGEYPEFGGGGQVWCSPTSTTMVQYHWGHEVPASELEGIEAPNGDPQVAYAAINTWDYAYEGAGNWPFNTAYAGRWGLDGAVTRLRSLAEAETLVAAGFPLVVSASWEREEMPEAGYGTDGHLLVIGGFTAEGDPVVYDPNHASNDEVRNVYTRENFERVWQTSTDGITYVIHPRDVQLPGSATNW, encoded by the coding sequence ATGAGATCTCGGTCCCGCCTCGCGTACGTCGCCGCCCTCGCCGCCGCAGCCGTCCTGGTCGCACCAACGACTCCGGTCCACGCGGCCGAGCCTGAGACCCAGCCCACCGAGATCACCCTCACCCGGTGGAACAGCCTCGAGGACTTCGCGAAGGGCAGGTCGAGCAACCTGCGGCCGGACCGGCACGGCACCCTCCGGATCGGCCATGGCAGCCAGACGACGACCTACACCGACCCGTTCGGCGACGGCTCGGCGAGGACGTACGAGCTCGGCACCTGGACCTCGCCCGTGGTCACGACCGGGTACGCGATCGACGAGTCGATCACCTCGTGGGACGTCGACACCCCGACCGGCACCTGGGCCGAGATCCGGTTCCGCGGCCGGAAGGCGGACGGCACCTGGACGAAGTGGTTCGTGATGGGTCGCTGGACGGCCGGCGACGACTTCGCCGCGGGCGACATCCACCGCACCTCGGTCGAGGGACAGAGCGACACCGACGCGGCGCTCTACACCGACACGTACGTCGCCCGGACCGGCAAGGAACCCGAGGCGTTCCAGACCCGGGTCACCCTGCTGCGCCCCGAGGGTGCGACCGTCTCCCCCAGCCTGCGATCGGTCGCGACGCTGACCAACGAATACCTGCCCGACTCCGCCTACCCGGGAACGAGCACGCCGACCCTCGACGACGCGATCGACCTCGGCGTCCCACCGTTCAGCCAGAACATCCACCGCGGCGAATACCCGGAGTTCGGCGGCGGCGGCCAGGTCTGGTGCTCGCCGACGTCGACGACGATGGTGCAGTACCACTGGGGTCACGAGGTCCCGGCGAGCGAGCTGGAGGGCATCGAGGCGCCCAACGGCGACCCGCAGGTCGCCTACGCCGCGATCAACACCTGGGACTACGCCTACGAGGGCGCCGGCAACTGGCCGTTCAACACCGCCTACGCCGGCCGCTGGGGCCTGGACGGGGCCGTGACCAGGCTCCGTTCGCTGGCCGAGGCCGAGACCCTGGTCGCGGCCGGCTTCCCGCTGGTCGTCTCGGCCAGCTGGGAGCGTGAGGAGATGCCGGAGGCGGGCTACGGCACCGACGGCCACCTGCTGGTCATCGGCGGCTTCACCGCCGAGGGCGACCCGGTCGTCTACGACCCGAACCACGCCTCCAACGACGAGGTGCGCAACGTCTACACCCGCGAGAACTTCGAGCGGGTCTGGCAGACATCGACCGACGGGATCACCTACGTCATCCACCCGCGTGACGTGCAGCTGCCCGGGAGCGCCACAAACTGGTGA
- a CDS encoding GTPase family protein: MPAGILVDVNNFASDGWFKDEFHKRYAESAKEIGRFNLAVFGKTGVGKSTLVNAVFGAEVAKTGIGEPVTKESTLYLHTSGFFGLLDTQGLEIGIEGDRVIRDLAKLIQERRRKPQSEQIHVAWYAVRFADRRFEDTEAAFVQKLADLGLPVVLVMTQVPTSPTGAYHPDAVEFAQQIDARGLPVHGARVYLTNAKADDFSGQQVHGLQELVDATFRCAPAGVEEALTAAQRVDLKRKQEQANTVIAGAATAAGAAGATPIPFSDAVVLVPIQLGMMARISAIYGIEVDKAAMASIAATAAATQAGRTVAGNLLKLVPGFGTVGGGAINATVAAGFTGAIGAAWSAVCVKLGEGKLRGVNGALDTESIRSLFLDELKNQVSKLKLHAKEK, from the coding sequence GTGCCGGCTGGCATCCTGGTCGACGTGAACAACTTCGCATCCGACGGCTGGTTCAAGGACGAGTTCCACAAGAGGTATGCCGAGTCGGCCAAGGAGATCGGCAGGTTCAACCTCGCCGTCTTCGGTAAGACCGGCGTCGGCAAGTCGACGCTGGTCAACGCCGTCTTCGGGGCGGAGGTGGCGAAGACCGGGATCGGTGAGCCGGTGACGAAGGAGTCGACGCTCTACCTGCACACCAGCGGCTTCTTCGGGCTGCTCGACACCCAGGGCCTGGAGATCGGCATCGAGGGCGACCGGGTGATCCGCGATCTGGCGAAGCTCATCCAGGAGCGGCGGCGCAAGCCGCAGTCGGAGCAGATCCACGTCGCCTGGTACGCCGTACGTTTCGCCGATCGCCGCTTCGAGGACACCGAGGCCGCGTTCGTCCAGAAGCTCGCCGACCTGGGGCTGCCGGTCGTGCTGGTGATGACCCAGGTGCCGACCTCGCCGACCGGCGCCTACCACCCGGACGCGGTCGAGTTCGCCCAGCAGATCGACGCGCGCGGCCTGCCCGTGCACGGCGCGCGGGTCTACCTGACCAACGCGAAGGCCGACGACTTCTCGGGCCAGCAGGTCCACGGCCTGCAGGAACTTGTTGATGCCACCTTTCGATGCGCGCCTGCAGGCGTCGAGGAGGCCCTCACCGCGGCGCAGAGGGTGGATCTCAAGCGGAAGCAGGAGCAGGCGAACACCGTGATCGCGGGCGCCGCGACCGCGGCCGGCGCCGCCGGTGCCACCCCGATCCCGTTCTCCGACGCGGTCGTCCTGGTGCCGATCCAGCTCGGGATGATGGCGCGCATCTCGGCGATCTACGGCATCGAGGTGGACAAGGCGGCGATGGCGTCGATCGCCGCCACCGCGGCCGCCACCCAGGCCGGGCGCACCGTGGCCGGCAACCTGCTCAAGCTGGTCCCCGGCTTCGGCACCGTCGGCGGCGGCGCGATCAACGCCACCGTCGCCGCGGGCTTCACCGGCGCCATCGGCGCCGCCTGGTCGGCCGTCTGCGTCAAGCTCGGCGAGGGCAAGCTCCGAGGCGTCAACGGGGCCCTGGACACCGAGAGCATCCGGTCGTTGTTCCTCGACGAGCTGAAGAACCAGGTCTCGAAGCTGAAGCTCCACGCCAAGGAGAAGTGA
- a CDS encoding SDR family NAD(P)-dependent oxidoreductase, with protein MVSLLSLPLLQTPRARVARALRSVTGGRSPLDERTVLITGASSGIGEATAYAAARRGAHVLLAARRSEELERVRKGIEVSGGKASTYVVDMADGDSIDALVERLLAEHGAVDYLVNNAGRSIRRSLELTHDRFHDFERMMAVNYFGAVRLTMGLLPAMRAQRFGHVVNIVTWGNQIKAPKFAAYIAAKSALDVFGRILSREAYFDNVTCTNMRVAIVRTPMIAPTAEYEGRGESPEECAERVVRALEDRPVTVDGAFGSVFEILNIAAPRLADLAMAVSHVRTPDSAAARGVDVHPGMQRSIHFPGGAPRGE; from the coding sequence GTGGTCAGCCTTCTCTCGCTCCCGCTCCTGCAGACTCCCCGCGCCCGCGTCGCTCGCGCGCTTCGGTCGGTGACCGGCGGCCGCAGCCCTCTCGATGAACGGACCGTGCTGATCACCGGCGCCAGCTCCGGGATCGGTGAGGCCACCGCGTACGCCGCGGCGCGACGTGGCGCGCACGTGCTCCTCGCCGCACGCCGGAGCGAGGAGCTCGAGCGGGTGCGGAAGGGCATCGAGGTGAGCGGCGGGAAGGCGTCGACGTACGTCGTGGACATGGCAGACGGCGACTCGATCGACGCGCTGGTGGAGCGGCTGCTGGCCGAGCACGGCGCGGTCGACTACCTGGTCAACAACGCGGGTCGGTCGATCCGGCGCTCGCTGGAGCTGACCCACGACCGCTTCCACGACTTCGAGCGGATGATGGCGGTCAACTACTTCGGTGCGGTGCGGCTCACGATGGGCCTGCTGCCGGCGATGCGCGCCCAGCGGTTCGGCCACGTGGTCAACATCGTCACCTGGGGCAACCAGATCAAGGCGCCGAAGTTCGCCGCCTACATCGCCGCGAAGTCTGCCCTCGACGTCTTCGGGCGGATCTTGAGCCGCGAGGCCTACTTCGACAACGTCACCTGCACCAACATGCGGGTCGCGATCGTCCGGACGCCGATGATCGCGCCGACCGCGGAGTACGAGGGCCGCGGCGAGAGCCCCGAGGAGTGCGCCGAGCGGGTCGTCCGGGCGCTCGAGGACCGGCCGGTCACGGTGGACGGCGCGTTCGGCTCGGTCTTCGAGATCCTCAACATCGCGGCTCCCCGGCTGGCCGATCTCGCGATGGCGGTCTCCCACGTGCGTACGCCGGACTCGGCTGCGGCTCGTGGAGTGGATGTTCATCCAGGTATGCAGCGGAGCATCCACTTCCCTGGCGGAGCTCCACGAGGGGAGTGA
- a CDS encoding type IV toxin-antitoxin system AbiEi family antitoxin domain-containing protein — protein sequence MDELDLAVERAGFFTTQHAKAAGYADREITKMVRRKEWHRIRRGAYASAAAWADLDDVGRHRVRSSAVLHALGPNVALSHASGVVRHDIDLWRVPLDRVHVTRLDGGPGRIEGDVVHHEGFTGHDDIIEVEGQRVVRPERCVLETASRIDSEAAWCLLDSGLRSKRFNREQLDAAYSIMEHWPFMRRVGTVLPYADGRSGSVGESRGTAMFKRYGVPRPVLQYEVRRPDGTLAGITDWAWPQYGLLGEFDGKVKYGRLLEPGQNPGDVVFEE from the coding sequence ATGGATGAACTGGACCTTGCCGTCGAACGAGCCGGCTTCTTCACGACACAACACGCCAAGGCGGCGGGCTACGCCGACCGCGAGATCACCAAGATGGTTCGGCGCAAGGAGTGGCACCGGATCAGAAGGGGCGCCTACGCCTCGGCGGCCGCATGGGCGGACCTCGACGACGTCGGCCGTCACCGCGTGCGCTCCAGCGCCGTGCTCCACGCGCTCGGGCCGAATGTAGCGTTGAGCCACGCGTCAGGAGTCGTACGCCACGACATCGATCTCTGGCGGGTCCCGCTCGACCGCGTGCACGTCACCCGGCTCGACGGAGGCCCGGGCCGGATCGAGGGTGACGTGGTGCACCATGAAGGGTTCACCGGTCACGACGACATCATCGAGGTGGAAGGTCAGCGGGTGGTGCGCCCGGAACGGTGCGTACTCGAGACAGCATCACGCATCGACAGCGAGGCGGCGTGGTGCCTGCTCGACTCAGGTCTGCGGAGCAAGAGGTTCAACCGGGAACAGCTCGACGCGGCGTACTCGATCATGGAGCACTGGCCCTTCATGCGTCGCGTGGGAACGGTGCTGCCCTACGCCGACGGGCGCTCAGGCTCGGTCGGCGAGTCGCGAGGCACGGCGATGTTCAAACGCTACGGCGTCCCCCGGCCCGTCCTGCAGTACGAGGTGCGTCGCCCCGACGGCACGCTCGCCGGCATCACGGACTGGGCATGGCCGCAGTACGGGCTGCTCGGCGAGTTCGACGGAAAGGTCAAGTACGGCAGGCTGCTCGAGCCTGGCCAGAACCCGGGTGACGTGGTGTTCGAGGAGTAG
- a CDS encoding nitroreductase family protein yields MEFSEVVRRRKMVRSYTSDPVDPEVIDKILHNATRAPSAGFSQGWAFLVLDTPEDVRRYWEATADVDNPDRWLTGMMTAPVIVIPCSSKAAYLDRYAEPDKGWTDRDEAHWPMPFWHMDTAMATMLILQTVVDEGLGALYFGIPPESDAAVRKAFDIPDDFDPIGAVTIGHPASGGAKGSPTRRKRAPLEEVVHRGRW; encoded by the coding sequence ATGGAGTTCTCCGAGGTCGTACGCCGCCGCAAGATGGTCCGCAGCTACACCAGCGATCCGGTCGACCCTGAGGTGATCGACAAGATCCTGCACAACGCCACCCGGGCGCCGTCGGCCGGCTTCTCCCAGGGCTGGGCCTTCCTCGTGCTCGACACCCCCGAGGACGTACGCCGCTACTGGGAGGCCACGGCCGACGTGGACAACCCCGACAGGTGGCTGACCGGGATGATGACGGCTCCGGTGATCGTCATCCCGTGCTCCTCTAAGGCCGCCTACCTGGACCGCTACGCCGAGCCCGACAAGGGCTGGACCGACCGCGACGAGGCCCACTGGCCGATGCCGTTCTGGCACATGGACACCGCGATGGCGACCATGCTGATCCTGCAGACGGTGGTCGACGAGGGCCTCGGCGCGCTCTACTTCGGCATCCCGCCGGAGTCCGACGCCGCGGTCCGCAAGGCGTTCGACATCCCCGACGACTTCGACCCCATCGGCGCCGTCACCATCGGACACCCCGCATCCGGCGGCGCCAAGGGCTCGCCCACTCGCCGCAAGCGGGCCCCGCTCGAGGAGGTCGTCCATCGCGGCCGGTGGTGA